One segment of bacterium HR11 DNA contains the following:
- the pstS_2 gene encoding Phosphate-binding protein PstS produces the protein MASRIRWFEASQWVLLISVIPASFLWAQVSLVDPKIPAYRPVSGIGGNLNSIGSDTMNNLVTLLAEGFKKFYPNVNVQVEGKGSSTAPPALINGTAQLGPMSREMKASEIADFERKFGYKPTPVIVAVDALAVYVHRDNPLACLTIPQVDAIFSSTRRCGYPRSIQRWGDLGLTGPWASQPLRLYGRNAASGTYGYFKEHALCNGDFRNEVKELPGSASVVQSVAQDRFGIGYSGIGYQTPGVRAVPLAAKDGAPCEAATPENALAGKYPLARPLYIYVNKAPNRPLDPLVREFLRFALSREGQEAVAKSGYVPLPKSVIDRELAKIGS, from the coding sequence ATGGCTTCAAGGATTCGGTGGTTCGAGGCCTCTCAATGGGTCCTTCTGATCTCGGTCATTCCGGCGAGTTTCCTGTGGGCGCAGGTGTCCCTGGTCGACCCCAAGATTCCGGCCTACCGGCCGGTTAGCGGGATCGGCGGGAATCTTAACAGCATCGGCTCCGACACGATGAACAACCTGGTGACCCTGCTCGCCGAGGGCTTCAAGAAGTTCTACCCCAACGTGAACGTTCAGGTCGAAGGCAAGGGGAGCTCGACGGCGCCGCCGGCCCTCATCAACGGCACGGCCCAACTCGGGCCGATGTCCCGGGAGATGAAGGCCTCGGAGATCGCCGACTTTGAACGGAAGTTCGGATACAAGCCGACGCCGGTCATCGTCGCCGTCGACGCCCTGGCCGTGTACGTCCATCGAGACAATCCCCTGGCCTGTCTGACGATCCCTCAGGTCGATGCCATCTTTTCCTCGACCCGCCGGTGCGGGTATCCCCGGTCCATCCAACGGTGGGGCGACCTGGGCCTGACGGGACCCTGGGCCTCGCAGCCCCTGCGTTTGTACGGACGCAACGCCGCCTCCGGGACTTACGGCTACTTCAAAGAACACGCCCTCTGCAATGGAGACTTCCGGAACGAGGTCAAGGAACTCCCGGGCTCGGCCTCGGTCGTTCAGTCCGTCGCCCAGGACCGCTTCGGGATCGGCTACAGCGGGATCGGCTATCAGACGCCCGGCGTGCGGGCCGTTCCCCTGGCCGCGAAAGACGGGGCCCCCTGCGAGGCGGCGACGCCTGAGAATGCCCTCGCCGGCAAGTACCCCCTGGCTCGACCACTGTACATTTACGTGAACAAAGCCCCGAACCGACCCCTGGACCCCCTCGTCCGGGAGTTCCTGCGGTTTGCCCTGAGCCGGGAGGGTCAGGAGGCCGTCGCCAAGTCGGGCTACGTCCCGCTCCCCAAGTCGGTCATCGACCGGGAGTTGGCTAAGATCGGGTCTTAG